In Aedes albopictus strain Foshan chromosome 3, AalbF5, whole genome shotgun sequence, the genomic window ccagtccttcttttttaaaccttcgactccacacagcagaagcacttttgtgtgatgaaggtttacctgtacaaacttgattccagtcatgaaaatctacatttacccacttttgttaagcctcggaattgagacttaaaaaaagtagccgattatcccggagacaaataaggtccactgcgtcattgctccgtttaacacagtaagggcaaaatactgtggagggtgccctggtactccacaggcaccgttagcggctaggtttttattagacccccctaaccattcattcctaggcacggtacgcattaagccgcttgacaccatgaattaggggtcacctgttagagGACTCTTACCACCTgaacagacggtccgtagtgttattcttagccagttgaagcaactgctaccgacactacacggctACCTAGGCTGATCggaaatagaaattaatattgatgatcaacttcttttgagcccgaacagccggcagcATAAccgagaaatccaacatctagtgcatccAGCAGTTGAATACTCAAACCTCCAGTCAATCACTTAGTTTCAATGAatagatcgtactctgttcttctcatggtaaaaaaaaactgtgggtccctttttattgcattttgaaaatatgattttGTTGACTTGTTACTCTAAAAAccaatgagatacaaacttggcgcctTCAACAAAATGATGAGTTTTGTTAACTCTCAAAGTGCCCAGAACAATGTATTGCGAAACAATCAGAGTTACAACTGAGCTTCCATGAAAAAAGTCAAATTTTTAAAGTTTGAAAAAAGCTGCAAGCAAGAAGGTTCGCGTCGTTTTTTCAACATGAATAACGACATTTTCAATTCAATCAAGAGATTTAAAATCTATTTCTCgcacttagtatcatacgggcgtatctacaatgagcGATTACTCTTCAtcaattttctctttggttaatagctTGGCAGGCATATAATTttcagttgtttttgttgttttccaTACTAGTCTAGTCGTCCTTCGCCGAAACATCCCAAGAGATCATCCAAATATTGATCGTATTTCCCGGAaatatccgaagagaaaatcgatgaagagaaatcgatcattgtagatacgccttatgatactaaacgcgaaatTTACTTCTTATTGAGATATGACTTTATGAAAAAAGTAGTTTTTTGAAGGAAAAACCATATAACCTTTTAACCCTAGTAGGTTAATATGTCCCAGATAGGCACGCTGAACATGTACTACGCCATTGTGGTGCGAAAaatctaacatcttaggagggttaactataagagatagaacattgagctctttggaaaaaaatgtttcgttgatagttctaaaagtactCGAAACAAAGTTTTTACAAGAAACGTTATTGTATGAAAACTGAATTCACCGATCACCCTAACATACAGAGAATAGACAAATgaacgggacaggcaaaattttcaattcctaaaaaatgttcaactagttgtaacttttcgaaaaacgcatcaaatattttcagattttcactgtaagtagatcaactagttgtgtatcagtggtcaacatttggaaaagatcgggctagtTATAAAAAGTCTAGAAAATGTATAATTAGCCGTtttccaactttgagctgctatacctccggattcaatgaacggaatgcaatgaaattttgaccatttatgacttatgtaatgagctatgaaaaaaatGTGACTtatcgtcaaacggggttactgcAACAGCGGTGTTACTTGCAAGACGGTGACATACATTGAATGTgaactattttttcataaataaGAAAGCCAATATGCTCCATCATTTCGGTTATCAAAATTTTGTGTACCAAAGATcgttttagtgaaaaaaaaaatcagttttgtttctttgtttattgtttgggtacactgttaaaacggtttgctaaTTTAATGCCATAAACACAAGTATGAACATCGTGCTTTACCACTCTCCTGTGGTAATTCCAAAAATATGACCtctcttgcagttagggtacccaATAATAAGCTAAACTGAACGATAAAagcttgataaacttatcgactaagtagagTAAAAAAACATtatcatattcgacaaccactatggggcaACTTGAAGCAGTTGAACTTTCTATAATTTGTTTCCATTTCACGATATTTCAGATAGAAATAAtcaaaatggatcatttattaattacgtaacatgcttattttcaaatttcaactcaattttacttttttttttgcacgtgataTCCAAATCTCGCTTGTAATAAATACCAAccctttaatgaaaaatcatatttcaGATGGTTAGTGTACTTcctttcaaagcatttttcatacattacatcaaaaacttataatatgaccaagaactagaatgttagtgcagtttaatggtagctaacGTAGTTTCATGTTATGTggtgcaagttaccccacagataggGTATGTATCtagcaacaagcatgtatttcgcacctcatGATTTGGTGGCAACCTATTTTTGTAAATGAAGTCCTGCATACAAATCTTCTcgctcgtggtaattagtgtaaacgatgctttacagtatgtttcaaatgtttagattttcaatgatattgcttcaaagtgtAGCAAGTTTCCCCATTTGACTGTAACTTAAAATTCAATacgcgaaagaaaattataacgataagagttttttttttcaaataaaacaccaaattattcaaaacttcaaaatCGTTTCAaatttcaagatgctaattatagctcacataaaaaagttacaaaactgtcggcaataaattaaaaaaagtaatgggatgcatattaaaaatagaccaatttactaaaaagttataaaataaatgaaatcactattattttttctcttgttgaataattcaagttaagtcaaacgttttccagtgctcattatataagtaatgAATGGTCAAAATCATTGTATTCGGATCATTGAACCCGAAGATAtacataacagctcaaagttggctatcggataactatagctttttctagaatctttataacttcgtgcataatagcccgatctttttcaaattttgactactgatacacaactagttgaactacttacaataaaaaattgagaatatgtgatgcacttttcgaaaagttacaactagttgaacattttttagaaattgaaaagttttttcaaaaaatcataggctaggaataataaaagataaaatattggtttcttcagcaaacttgctcaaaataagTCCTTCTACAACTTTGTATGATATTTTGTAAACGTATTTAGAATCATTAGAAAGCAGATGTTTGAATTAGCTATAGCTGGAAAGTGATCTCTGAAAAACCGATAGTTTGCATTGATCTGTTCACGAATTTGGAAATGTTAACATTGGAGTCGAACAAGCCTTTTAAACTATTACTtgaaatgatttttaatgaagatTTGCTAGgtgtttttattcatttttcaacAACGCAGAACGAAACTTGGTGTAAcaaaatgttttgttgttgagtttGAATGATTTTaatctatatctatataaatgcagtggcatacgtgggaccgcccataacttgcgaacggatggtcagatttgggtcgtctaagttttgttctgttagttttcacccaaggaaggtttatgaggcaaaaaacatggcaaaatttagagtttttgaaaattgggtttttatatattttgaacggggacttggacttggctagggacttgaaacgtcgaaaaacgcagtaggcaagacaaagtttgccgggtgcaGCTAGTTACATATAACAATAATCATATCACATAATATCGACAAGTTTCTtcagataaatgtacgactcgtattgaaaaaaaaaaacgatccttCTACAACTCGTTGCCAATTCAACTATATGGTAACCTTGAATCACtagttataataaaaaaaaactccactattacttcacttttgcaacaaACAAAACTTAAGAATGAAACTttaaaagaaaaactagaaaaggaTGAGCAAATACCGTTTTAATTCCACTACTTTGCTTATGTATATATGGGAATCGACAAGCTGATTCCATACCATCAGAATTACAGCATAAGCAGGCTAAATGTACATACCTACGTAATTACGAGGAAGAGCTTACAAACGTTGCCACAAATAACGAACCACTGCGCTGGCTGGCTGCGAAGCTTTATGGCACTTTTGGAAAAAAGCGCCATATAGTTACCACTTCGTTGACGCAGGGTGGCGCTCGTGATGTTTTCAATTTATAGTTAGTTTCATGATGTTGACAACATGTGGCTATACGGGGCGAACTTGTGGTTTGAATGTGATTTATTCGCGTATCAATGCTTTTTTGTTGTTGCCGCAAAAATGATATTGGCTGGGTTCGAGTTGAAGAAACAGCATCTAGTTAGTTTTTCTTAGATGATATGTAGACCCTAATCTACAACAACACAAACATTAGCTTCATCGAAAGTGGGGTAATCCACCCTCGAGACAAAGCGCCTTCACacattttcagtaaatttatgatAATACTTTTAGATTCAAGATAAACTAGATTTGAAATTAAGCCGATTAAGCTGAAGAATAACTGGAATAATCGaaagaaaagcgtggaaaacttGCATTCTTCagaattcaaaacataatttaatTTGAAGCGCATGGATTTCAAGTAATTGGGAGCTCATTATGTATCATTGCTATTAACTACCATGCGCCTCCTTTTCTTCTCATTACTGCTAAGCATAGTTAGATGGAGttagggcccctatagccacaattgtaaaggcgtgggtattcagcaagaccatgcagaGATTGACGGGTTCGGTTCCCGGtcgattcaggaacttttcgtacagAAAATTGCCTTGACTATCTTGGGCATAGAGCATCTTCGTGCTAAatagccacacgatatacacatgcaaaatggtcattagcagaggaagctctcagctaataagagttgaagtgctcaaagaacactaagcagaaaagcaggttttgtcccagttgggatacGCCTAGAAGTAGAATGGAGTAGAATAGAGCCCCTGGGTATTCCATTACAAGCCCGAAAGTACCAGCGGGCGTTTTGCTCCACCCCAAGGCGTTTCCAATATCTAAAataacacttttttttaattacatGGATATTTGATTCTATATTTTTTATTTCGCGAGCCAAAAGTTGAAGTCTTTAAGTCAAAGCAGTAAAATAGTAGTAAACCATCATTGAAATGCAAAAAGTTAATGATTCATATAAAAGTTCCGTGATGCGCAAAGTCACTTTATTGTGCTACACCGAACATTTCTTTCGATCTTCTTGTTTTTGGTTTTTCATCCTCTTCGAGATAGGTACTGTTTTTCATCTAAGAATATCCGCAGCAGTTGTGATTTGTGATGTCAATTTCTCATTTTTAGCATTCGTACACCATGCATGCACATTAGGGACACATCTTCCAATCCGAGATTATCAATGGATAGACCTagacttaaccctcctttggtatTAGGGTAATTTTTTACTTATACCGTACATTAGATATGTCAGCTAGCTGcttccaacgtgatgcaaaaggaagggtTAACCCAGCTAGCTAGAAACAAACCTTATTGTTGGTAGCTCCATTTTTATCATACAAACTTTGATCTGAATTGTGTATTTCAAATGTACTGAATGTATTGAATACACTGAGCtcaaattttctggaaatgttCATACATTactcttgatttgatttttttttttgctggttgggctacattaaccctttataaggccgagaaagctagaagagtaatcaacgcatactattatggaaatgattatactcatgattacatgtacaaaacaatttcaatttgaaagaaactctcaaaaatctaggtggcaatatagttgccactgcccgttcagcCCAAAAACGCtgatggcaatatagttgccaatGCCCGttcaccccaaaaacgagcttttgaggtggcaatatagttgccgctgcccgtttaggccaccagcgctggtggcaatattcttgccactgcccgtttagggtacttttcttcttttgacttcgacaaaaagccggaaaaagagatcttagagtggattagggcttaacccataatttaaactgtgtagttcagctcatatcaacccataatttgattatttcttaaaatatttaccaaatctatagtttgagctaattttcttcacgcggtcaaattttgctatttttgagactacaaatggctcccaaattattgtttaagctttgtttagtaccaaaaaaataccaggcgttgtaaGTAATCCTGATTTTgagtaaactaaaaaaaaagttcgaaataaattgttataaaacagaaaaaaataaaaacagtaggtggcaatatagttgccactgccttataaagggttaatgatCTGTTACCTGTTAAGTATCCAACACTTATCATAACATCGATTCATAAACGGTTATGAATTGCAGGTTGTTAGCTATGGTTTAGCCCAAAAAAAGCTTAAACAATTCACAAAACACTCTTGGGGTCTAAGGCTGCAAACAAATTCTACGTGGAGGTattttaaaatacaaaaaaaaaacattgctatTCAAGATTCCCAACtatacagttagaaaaaatcaccgacttcggtaatgttttaccgaaatctcaaccgttaagtttgttttagcGGAAAAAGTCGGTAaaagtagcaacttttaccgaagttcgttagagtttgacagataaacgataactttTCACCgaaaattggaaattttttacagaatttcgttaaaaatccattgccgaacgctcagcggttgagatttcggtaaaaattaccgaacgcgattagctgtgtattagagtgggtcatcgtttatatggaaaagtgaaaaattcagtggtatcccatcagatcaaagctttttttatcccatttcaggacccaaataagtgtgcaaaattttttgtacgatcggttatgtctacgttttgcgcatcgcgtttgaagtttgtatggggttctacatgggaaaacacacttttttgcatttctctcataacaagctcgaatttttctaaaactgtGTAACcggtaaagtgaaaacatagcatagggtgtcctgaaaaactttgtcgaagaccgcgaagtgatctgatgcttatgaaaaaagttatagcgatgggattgcttggcgaaacatcatgattttgttgccattgttattcctttacatgttaaaacataaacacatgcatgcgattcgTTTGTTATAACTATTTCCACAAGCAtcgaatcgctttgcggtcttcaacaaagttctgcagaacatcctaggctatcgttTAACagaatcggttaaaaagtttcagacaaactttttcaacttatggctaaaatgcaaaaaatttgattcgtaggtactttttacaaatttcatatgaaatttttagtatgaaaagtttacctaaacttacatgtttttcctaaatctgtacgaaatattgttttccgtgtagttcaaaattgggtcgaccaaatttcaaaattaaatttgcatTAGagtcctatttctatcctctttgagagccattcattagatttcagcggaaaaattcataacataatttaaatgatcgagttaggtttacaagtcaccgtgcaaaagtttggggtcaccccttagtatgctgcatcgtgcaaaagtttggggtcaccttccaaatgaagtctgagtcggatttttattcaaatcgtcattgtttttgatgcaactccaattccttctttgatatttgaatggcaagacacaaaaatggttatgaaatgttcataaataaCAACGAATGACATTTCTCggaatgtactattacattcgaaattttgagttttggtgcaaagcaaagggataattttttgatatggcatatttattaaaataaaatatgtaacattgctgaaacttatggattttagggtaatggtatgtttgtggttataacacttacagttatatagggtagagttcacgaattagtcattttaaTCTCACTtttatcctctttcgcactttatataacgaacttagctgatttaatatggattttatataccgtttctaccttaaattagtctagagcttagtttatgaacatttcataaccatttttgtgtcttgccattcaaatatcaaagaaggaattggagttgcatcaaaaacaatgacgatttgaataaaaatccgactcagacttcatttggaaggtgaccccaaacttttgcacgatgcagcatactaaggggtgaccccaaacttttgcacggtgacttgtaaacctaactcgatcatttaaattatgttatgaattttttcgtcaaaatctaatgaatggctctcaaagaggatagaaatagggttctaatgcaactttaattttgaaatttggtcgacccaattttgaactacatggaaaacaatatttcgtacagatttaggaaaaacatgtaagtttaggtaaacttttcatactaaaaatttcatatgaaatttgtgaaaagtacctacgaatcaaatctaactctttatctttcgaaagagtataagaacgagtggattaaatgaaagatgactgagatatgaccgaaaaacatttccatgttttcgagggggtgaccccaaacttttgcacgggagtaaTGCCATGGAAATGTTCGTTTCTTTTCGATTAGGAACATGAAATATACAATCACCTTTAACAAGATAATCAATTCTGTTATCAGTGCTCCTAACTTCGCGTCAACCGCACAGACTGCCTAGACAATTGACCGGATAATTGGGACTACATATGGGAGGCAATAATTGTTTTATAGTTTGGCCATAACAAGATTAGATAACGCATTGCATTGTGCGCGTCAGTTTGATATCTAATCGAAggtgaaatacgatgtttgttGTCATGCATTTATTTCGATAGATGACACCAAGAATGAAACACTTTTTACTTCAAATTCGCGGCACTTCTATTTACATTCCAAATCACTGAATGTTTTGATTTCGATACAAAGTAAGGCTACAATCAATGTATTCATTTATCTAACTGTACATTGACTTTTACAAGGCACTTGCTGCTGGTTGGTTCCTATCAAAACATGATTCTGATTGCAAAATACTGTATTTACACGTTTACACTTTATTATCACAAATATCGAAAAATCATAGCATTAGGCACCCATCAATTCACAAGTGTCTTTATCTCCTGGCAGACACCGCTGGGACTGGTAGCTAAAAATGGACCCATCCATGCACTCCAGCTGTTGCACAATGCCATTGTTGCAGAGGAAATATTTTGAACAGTCACTTGGATGAGGCAAATATTCAGCACTGGCGTTGGAGCAGATAATATCCGGTGATGACCCGTCCGTATCTTCACTCGGGCCTTCTTCTTTCCGGTCACAAGCACTGTCCTCAATGCACTTCAATCGCTGGAGATCCGGCACGAATCCAGGACTGCTACATCGGAAGCCCTGGTTGTAAGCGCCATCCAAACACTCGAACTTGACGTTACAACAGCTGGGCGACGACATCCAGAATGATCCGTTTGTTCCAGCGCAATAGATAGGAGGCTCGTCCATGGGAAATGTATCACAAAACTGCGTCTCACCTGCAGTAATGGTCGTAACCGTGGTCGGTTCAAGAGTGGTTGTTGTTATCCGCACTGTAGTAGTTGTCGTAGGGGCTACAGTACTTGAAGTATCAATACAAGTAGGTTCATCAATGCACATCATCGTTTCACTATCGGGAATGAATCCGGAAACACTACATCTTAAGCCCTGGTTGTTCTCTCCATCGACGCACTCCCACTTCACGTTGCAGCAGGTCGGCGAGTACATCCAGAAGGTACCCTCGGAGTCGGCGCACTCGGCGCGTGCTTCTTCATCGGGAAATGAGCTGCACCACTCCAGGCCTTGGCGGCCGTCACGTTCTGAAGAACATCTTCCAGCGTGTATCGAGAAAAACACCAACACGGTAGTCAAACCGATACCGATTACGTACATTCTACAAATGCTTGTGCAACAATCGAAACGTGTTACCCCGTTGCAGCAGGTAGCTCTGCGAAGCGTACTTCAACTGTTGCGGTAAATATCTCGCTCCAGACGTCCAGCGCGATCATTTTAACAGCGAATGAATCTATAGACTGACCCGTAATAGCTCTTTATTTGGAGCCTTATCTCAGCAGTTCGTCGTCCGTCCGAACCTATAGTGAAACGTGTGCGCTCTTCGTCGGCGCGCGCGGTCGGACACACCGCATGGCGTCGTCGTCTTCCCATTGACTAAGACACTAAGTGATTGGATTGGTGGTAGACAGTTTGTTGTAGGTGAGATACGTCATCATACGATACATGTCTGTCCACAGGCGGATGACCCATGTCGAATGCGTGCATTGTTGTTAAAAGTGAAATGCACTGGTGATAAGAAAAACTGTTTAGAACTGCGGTTCAAGGCTGGAATAGCACAGCTTTATGTTTAAGTAATAGGAAAGGAGCCATTCAAAAATAACGCAAATGTCTTGGCTTTTGAACGAATGGAGATTTTTTATTACTTCCTCGTAGCATAACTTCTCATTATTACGTTAAGAGTTTTATGTAACAAATTTGACAATGTAAGTCAAATATCATTAATTTCTCACATAGTATACGGTATTTAGTATACATGCTTACTTGCTGCCAGGACTTCCGGTAAGCAGAGCTTATCATCAAGGTTTATTCTGAAGCTT contains:
- the LOC109410552 gene encoding uncharacterized protein LOC109410552: MYVIGIGLTTVLVFFSIHAGRCSSERDGRQGLEWCSSFPDEEARAECADSEGTFWMYSPTCCNVKWECVDGENNQGLRCSVSGFIPDSETMMCIDEPTCIDTSSTVAPTTTTTVRITTTTLEPTTVTTITAGETQFCDTFPMDEPPIYCAGTNGSFWMSSPSCCNVKFECLDGAYNQGFRCSSPGFVPDLQRLKCIEDSACDRKEEGPSEDTDGSSPDIICSNASAEYLPHPSDCSKYFLCNNGIVQQLECMDGSIFSYQSQRCLPGDKDTCELMGA